A region of the Parasteatoda tepidariorum isolate YZ-2023 chromosome 7, CAS_Ptep_4.0, whole genome shotgun sequence genome:
aaaaacagaacgaAGTTAGCGAATGCAACGGAAGAGCAACTAAAAACTCTAGAAATGAAATGTTGTAGCTCACTTGGTTGTTGACTAAGATGGATAGACTAAGCAGCATGTCGTCCAGCTCTCTGAGACTGGTCTCAATCTTCACTATTTCTGTGTATCTCTCCTTCACCTCTACCAGATCTTCTCTCGTGCGCTCCATCTCTATTATGTACTGAAATatcactctttttaaaaataaactgattaaatagttaaaactgatataaaattttagattttataatgtGTCGCTAAATGtctatcaaaaaatgtaattttcgaCATTAGTTATTAGAGCATATGAAATtgacatgaatttaaaataatttggaacAAGCAATATAAAATGTCAATTCCTACTCCCCCCCCCCACTCAGATGCACAAGAAATGCATCTTTCGAATATAGTTTGGAAGAAgagataaaatctttcaaaaatttctgcagaaaagaaaaccaaaattttttacttccgaaaggaaattcttttttcatgaaCTCGACATCGTTTTGCGACAATGTCGCCACGATTCTGTTACGGAAATAATGACATtatatcatatttctttttaaaaaatttattttgaattaaatttaactctACTGAAAATCATgctaaagaatataatttttacttctataaagataaatatttaataccaaAAGTATCAGGTTTACATAACTGATACTCAACTGATAGGCCTGAATTATGtacaaatcaatttaaattatgcccTTCTAATATTCAAGTATCAGATTCTTCCTCGGATtttctattattctttttcccccacttttccaattttttaaaccatgcgTCGAAAAATAACCGCACTGTCGAaaatcctttcttttttaaaatcttgattcAATTTCTGTTGGATTAGCAGAATGCCACCAATaatcgtcccgcagtggactgatcgttaagacacggttcccagcagatcaccgaagtcaagcatcactggctgcggtcagtgtgcgggtgggtgaccacttggatcagtctgcgtagggagcGAGGGTGTGCGgcatgggtcctcgttaaattgttctaccgtaaagtgctcgacttcgcatgcaggtcgtcgggctaccgtcacggggtgccatcccctctgcagaagatcaaaattgtgatggcatgtcttcggatcatcctcagggatgtttcccagaccgtcgccaatagcccattgtgcagctctagtgcgacgcaaataaaCTACTACAGCAACAACCACCAATCATCGAATAACGTTTTTATCTTCTATACAATTAATACCTGTTAAACATAATATACACCGCAGTAAAATAGCCATTTAAGAACCATTCTCACTGCATGCCATTCACGCTGTTCCGAGGAAGAATCTGATTGGTGAATCCCCCAGGAAAAGCTCACCAATCGAATTCTGTCTCTAGAACGATGCGCTGATCACATACAGTGTGAACGGTCCCAAGAATGATAGAATTGTCACATATACTCACATCTTGAGTAAATACTGCCCGATTTTCATCTAACATAGTTTCTAATTGCTCATCATCAACGTTTTCACCAGCTGTTCACGggaatggaagaaaaatattttttagtctaGGTggtaatcaaaaaaaaaaatggctaaggGTGCTGTGACCTAAATTTGAAGATGGCTGacctcgcactgaccacagggCTGACGTAAAGTTTTTTCAGTAATAGGCGGATTCATCAGTTCCTCTACGAAAGTAGTTTGTTCCTGTGTTTTACATTGTTCAAAGTTATAATATtatgaacattgatagtcatgataaaataaagtaaaataaaatgactgaaACGAGCCAGCCTGAAGTTTTGCTTGATGAGAAGGAATATATGAGCTGGCTCAAAAAAAATGCCGACTCGTTacttcttcaaatttttcttgCAAGGCCTTATATTGTTTCtgataagcatatttttaaaaatgtcaataatcTTGAAGAGATGTCTAAATGAAGTTATATATACTGTTTtcaaggagagaaaaaaaattgcattaaatgtttatttatttgatttttaattgatgCTTTAAAATGCTGTTAGCACTCTGCTATCTGGAGgatttaaataggaaaaaaaaaaacactgtttaaTGGAAAACGTATTAATTTCCTCTTAAACTTCCTTTGTAAAAACATGTGTTTTTGGACGGAACATAGCTGAGAAATATAACTGAGCACAAAATAGAATTTGAGCTGGATTGCAGCTCCTTAATACGTTTCAGTTACTTTCGGACCATTTAGCCATAACTCGGGAAATTTTAAAgggaatggaaatttttttgcacacaaaaatttgttttattcaaagataaatcCATGTAAAAAGTGATCCATATTCTTATGTAAgaatatgcataaattaaaattcgatggtgcacatcatttaaattatgtaagtttaaatgataaaatacaacATTCGGGCGATATTGGGGGAATATTCCTTAAGTAATACAACCTTTTGTACAGAAAGTGAAATAAGGGGCTAAACAATTCTCCTGCTCAAATATTTTCCAGATACTCTTTCATATTTCGAATTCTTAATTCgagattgaaaaaaagaaaataagttatagtgtttgtaatttaatagttatcgcactttaattaaaactaaactcagtggcgcgacagcccatagagggccaaggcctactgtgcccatctcagttttcttgaccatgggctctggggtgcaggagcagatgttccggtcaggtggtcagccgaacgcggaacccccagtggttagttcccaagcatgcttggtactcatttatcgacccactgaagggatgggatgaaaggctgagtcaaccttgcccggcccgaggatcgaaccagggacctgtggcacgacagcgcgaagcgctaccgctcagccaccgggcgtcatcGCACTTTAATTAGCCtatttaaaaaaccattctgaaaatccgatcattagaataaaagttatttaaggcgATATCTTTTGCGTACTGTAATGGTCAGGTCAGCCAAAAAGAGTACAAATAATGTCATACTTATTTCTAATTGtttcttcaaaagtttttttctcttttctctgTAAGTTGTCTGAGCTAATGAATATTCTCCTAAAATATCCATGAATTTTTGACTCAAACAGCTGATctgttaaaggaaaataaattatcagatTGCAAAGAAATGAAACCAAGTTTATGCATTTTTGGgtctaatttaaaatcttttcaaaattaaaaatgatcaatTGGGTAATTGCAATTCGACAAGAAGAAGATCAaacatacccacacatgtgacctatgaggTCAGCGCCAGCTGATCGTCAATACAAAAAATGGCGCGTCAAAGTTTAGACAAGTTTTTTCACGtgagttagaatgttaattaacgtgaaattaattaaagtcGACGCtctaatttgttgaaatataattccttctcagatttattatttgtttatgtattttattgtaacacgTGATATGTCTTTGTTTTGTGGCAACTTCggtgcataattagtttgtttatgttctacatggcttcgtctttgtgttaagtaagaaatatagagtgaaagaattgaaatcgtCGTGTCATCTGAGAGAATTGACGGGGTAAGTaaactcgaaatagaatggaaagaacagttgctaacgtaaacaaagcCTCGTTTTAACAACCAATCCGGAtagagatacccacactacgtcacttgcgaGTATCCCATAACTGATgataagagaatatttttttaaaatttttattataattattatttgcatttttttccttcttcctatatagcattttttaaattcattttttaatcatcttttagattttttccccttttttaataaacaactttggttgaaatattttttgattttaatgaaatattgctctcataattaaatttttttcctcataaattattttaaattttgcattggaTCATGTAATTTAGAAATGTAATCCATAACAATACGAGTAAAAGAATCGACTTTTGAATGAAAAACGTtctttcgatttaaaaaaacatttatttatacaatggGATGGGTCAATATTTGTTCTGATCGTCTTTGAAATTAGAGGATTCTATCGTTACGACATTTTACtgacatttgattttaaaaaaaattaaatattttttgtgaagaaaCTCTTGATGATGAGGAAGAAAATGAGGATTTGTTACAGTTTGGGGACATCACATTTATGCATGAGTTgaaaattactgtttaaaatgATTGCTGTAACTGTGATGAAACGAAACAGAGCGCGGTGACCTCAAAACGTAATTTTTCTGCAATCATGGTAACTTACATAAagaaaagcaatgaaaaatctGCTCAAACCATATACAGTCGGACCTTTATTTAACGAAGTATAATAAAGgtccgataataagttcgttatatggaaaattcgttaagtAGAAAAtgaccttttgaaatacttaagcAACACAAAGCAGGAACACTAGacgtaattaaaatagcaatggaTACAcatttatcttgtaaactattatttattttataaatcataaaagaaatctgcatggaaagcaagaagaGCCAGTGTTACGCATATTGCATTtactacaaaagaaattttaaacaaacatgttttcttaagtttaatgGATAAAATCCGTTCATTTTGTCTGCATAATTACGTTTGAAATGCGAACAAGAAGGGAAACccccataaaatgaaatattttggaaaatagggATCTCAGAggagaaaagttcgttaaatggagaatttggaagttattttacaaaaagtaatttccaaaatgttcctctaaaatacgcaaaatagagaaattcgcaaaatggaagttcgttaaatagaggttcgactgcattttaaacaatagacatagtaaaataaaaatgttttccttatTCACAAAGAATAAAACTGCATCTTTACCTGTACATTTTCCATTCGAATGCTGCATTTCTTAGCAAATTCTTTGGGACGATTCTGTTTTGCagctgaaaacataaaaaaacattcaaaaaccgtgagacaatttttaaaaataatttagagaacagttaaatgtaaaaaattaagcaatgtgaaattttttttgaataaatacaaattaagtcGCGATAAagcaatgcttttttattttattttataaccgtcgttgaacagccgacccaatatttgggtttacgactacttatgttcaattctatagcctagtaattttgaacccaatccagaagacaaggaaactcctggatcgggagaaatttgctttcatggaggactttttgatggaactaacccgtatttgcgttacatggagaggaaaaccacgagaacctccaaTGGTGAGACTGGCGACAAGgagactctagcccatgatccgtctaccactgaggatatttcacgttagcactgtggtcggtgcaagccggatgtgaaTTCGAATCGAGCAGCCAtcgctggattcgaacccggttcacctcattggaaagcgaacgtcTATCCCTGAGCCATCTTGGCACAAGGCACGATCATTAGAGCAAAAGCTACTTAgggtggtattttttttttcgcaatgtACACATATAAACAGGTCTCGAGAACACAAAAGTAGTAAACCGcgcagcaaataaaataaagtgtagTAAATATTCCcacatttgaagttttttttttcaaatttaaaattttattgaatatattcatGCATAAGAACAGCCTGCTAATGTTTAACTCCTtcgtcttgtaattttgaactcaattcagaagacaaggaaactcctggatcaagtattggggccTTCGTGGgggatggaattaacccgcattacatggagaggaagacccacggttagactgacggcaaggggattctaatccatACTACCACAGAAGATACTGGCTTTTATCTGAAacacccccttttttttttgttgaaaatttccctttctttttaattttatcataagttatataaattatactaaaatttaaaaaatattttcgtgtcTCTAATATGCAGAgtttcgaatttaattttttgaaattaaaactttgtatAGAGcttgaataattgattttaaaaactagaacaCAAACGCTTTTAGGGAAAATGTGTCTATTTGACGTTTTgcgacattttttgaaaatgcatagAGAGGGCTAAAAATAGACTGGACAACATTCACTACTGTTGCACAGAAGTTATTAAagttcgaaaaacagccttcaTGCGGAAAGACGTTCCTTGACCAACATATAAGAAtggtttaacaaaaatttcaattaaagttattttttcaactgCGAACGTTgtcaaagatttaaataaaactttacctCTAATAAGTTTCCACGCTTTCGCTGATAGACCACGCATTTGTGTCATGAGTTGATCTAGTTCATGATGATCATCTGTAAAGGAAGATCAAATTAAGATAATCTTGATTTTGTAATCCCAATAGATTGATAGGGGTCGATAGGATTATCtccacaatttttttgaaatttttaggatGCTCGTTATGGAAgacgagtatttttttttcttccgaatttttttttctcgaagttTGGTAGGTCAAAACTGCAGATAATGGGGAGCTTTGAGAAAAAACGATTAACAAAGACCCTTTTTTCCCCCCAACGGGTGACACTGGTGACTATTTTTTGTTCCacactaattattaaatactttttctttgctttatcttttgaaaatcCTCAAATAAAGGTTAGACTTTGTCTACAAGTGAAACACTTCTGTGACTGAAAAATATGTGGTATATCTATTTGGGTGACCAAGGTCATTAGCTGCCTCCACCAAAACTAAATAAGCATGAAATTTGCTAGAAAAGAACATGTGTTTTAAGTACTACTCATTGTTATGCATTCGCAGAAATAAATGCCTAGATGTGCTATTTAAAGAGTCcaagaaaatatacttttttccaagaattttaaatgatacaaaGTTTCACTAAAAGCATTTTTGTCTCATGGTATTAGAATCACTCATTTCacgaaaagaaagtttttctcaaaatgttgatgttttcccccccccccccaaatcttgcaggaaaaaaaaacaggtatcTAATAGGTTTAGACAAAGAACAAAACTTGGAAATTTCAACAACATCAAAAATGTCAAGTATCGAACCCAGTCTCTCTTAAGAAAACTGGCTCTTCATTGGGAaagtgaaaaggaaaaaatcgtAATAAAATAGTTAGGTTATAGAACCTGacggaaaatataataaacaatagcagaataaagaataatggaataaagaatagcagaataaagaataataaaatagagaatAATTACCAAAGCGATTGTTGAACATTCTTTTGGTCGTTCACGGAAATCATGTATATAGAATTgagcaaaaatagttttaagaaagttgtaaaataaaatataacattttagtaaaaaaaatgtataaaagataATCGTCTTAAttgaaacaacaacaaaaaaaaaaattattaattcactaatattttagaaatgttttttttttttggcaaaataaaattattgatgtttGGTTGATATTCAAAAACGCTTTGTTCTTGAAATTTCTTGAATGttctttaaagttattaaaaaataaatattgaaagttcTTGAAATGTGTTCTATTAAGTACAGTCCCTGGCCATGtctctaagattctatgtaaaagtataacagctttattgtttttactctaaTGTTTACGCTCCTGTATCAATGGGTAAATGTAAtacgttataaataaatacagatgGGGAGTACATAAAGAACCCATGACATGCGTGCAATtattacagtgcgtctaataattggatctaaattattacaatgtgatttaatacatattctatatatatcgtctaattcaggggtttccaactgctctttttgtggcccgcgaaatatattagttgtaattgttttgcggacaattttcctaaaaattctatatgggtttaaaatacttttctcgttaatagaaacctaatttcttcctttctgtgaaatttaacataccaacggtggaataaaattcagttatcGGGTTTTTCATCCAAGGAAATACTTattcaagtataaaaataatcgtgcatgttgctcttttttatttcatttttttttgcattttgtgaataaaattcagcatgtgtgtatcagaaattttctcaaagaaattctccgatttaacttttcgaaactactcattttggacgaaaatattcacacacacatttgtaaattttaaatgtaaatatctattgtcagcagacaaacctcaattttctcattaaacaTTTCGTGTGgcactatgtaagttttaataccaacctttttaaagttttatatcttaacaattagatatctgtggcacattaattgtttaatgcattaaagttatcgtagcccgaatttttattatttatttaatatttttaaaaatattagtaacaattaagtattttcaaaaatctacttcttattttaatttgttattcaatacttgtacaacttggtaaaaatctgacagtaatatttaatgttcctttaaacctaaaagattgaattttgataaagttacggcccgccatttgatttgtgtttttaattgtggccctcatgtaagttggaaacaaCCCCTGGTCTAATTCATCTCtcatttaaccaattgatgGAGGCGCGTAAACAGTCgggaaaaaacaataaagctgtcacttgttttttaatatacgtCTGATAATTTCGTGTCAGGGACTGGGGAAAAGATAACGCAATAGATATTCGAACAATTTAATTATCTCCCGaaaagagtatttaaaaatagtttaattaagaaCCTTCGTCTTGGAAGGGAGAGGAGAGAATCCGATTGTACTTTCTTCTTATTTGTTCGATACATTTCTCCATTTCTTCAAGAGCCTCTTCTGTCTGACGGAActgtaaaatacaatatttcaatCAGTGGTACTACATTTTCTTTGGAGACTTTCTTAAAATAGCGACTACAGGCCAAGATtcttatgtaaaatcttaattacaaTACGACTGTTTACACGTTCGTGCGTTAAATGAGACTATAATGTAAATTTgacgattaaataaattagacgatacattatatagaatatttattatatcaaccattatattagtatattataatatttaattcgacCAAGccctgtagtgttttaataattgcatgattTGCACGAGGCAATATcttttaaacatacatgcaaTGGGTTTTTATTCTTCCTAtgtgcgtttttttttcattacaatgtTAATCAATTGATTCCCGAATGTAAACAAGgtacgtaaaaacaataaagcaccagataattataattttacatagaatcttagagtgcgtctTGTAATATGGCCAGTGATTTCACCACTTTTAGAAGACTTAAGTGGagaatttcattttcatcaatGTTCAAAacgattttgaataaaaaattggcttGGTTACGTATGAGGAGAAATTAAGAAGTTTCATGTGtacatgaaatagtttttttttttttattccaaagcactttttacgaatttttttttcgaactctGAAGCTTATCTCGACAGTGATTTGAGAAATGCTGGGAAATTATCAttcaatatttatgattttagtagtaaatgcttttttttatgtcccccatgaaataaaatacagtgcgaaaaataaaaaacggaccaccctgaataacttttgatcggaTATTCACTTTctaaaactcaatcttaatgattgaACAAcgacagacgatatttttaagttgcagatgatatttaaatgcagacgatattttaagttacgacatcagatacaaaaacgtactttatagttcctgtgaaatcgaattttaaaaatgtcagatTTCTCAGGAACGATTCGACCGCACTGATTTTTTCGAGCATCAGACATAGATCTTATTGACGCTCGACCACTGAGGCATTCTCATCTCGTTGACAGGCCAGTGGAGGATTTGCACCAATCAGATTCGGacacttttttgaattttgtctaGCGCTAAAAGTAGTTGTCAGGAATCACTACTAACTTCTTTGTATCTCTCTGCATCTTTTCAAAAGTAGAGCACTACAAACTACGGAAAA
Encoded here:
- the LOC107443913 gene encoding syntaxin-1A isoform X3, encoding MTQMRGLSAKAWKLIRAAKQNRPKEFAKKCSIRMENVQISCLSQKFMDILGEYSLAQTTYREKRKKLLKKQLEITGENVDDEQLETMLDENRAVFTQDYIIEMERTREDLVEVKERYTEIVKIETSLRELDDMLLSLSILVNNQGEIIDSVEQHIVEASEDVQNGNKEIAKSAKKNRVLCKKKILAIILVLVLITVITIIAVVFSSM
- the LOC107443913 gene encoding syntaxin-1A isoform X2, giving the protein MEEASLALFRQTEEALEEMEKCIEQIRRKYNRILSSPFQDEDDHHELDQLMTQMRGLSAKAWKLIRAAKQNRPKEFAKKCSIRMENVQISCLSQKFMDILGEYSLAQTTYREKRKKLLKKQLEITGENVDDEQLETMLDENRAVFTQDYIIEMERTREDLVEVKERYTEIVKIETSLRELDDMLLSLSILVNNQGEIIDSVEQHIVEASEDVQNGNKEIAKSAKKNRVLCKKKILAIILVLVLITVITIIAVVFSSM
- the LOC107443913 gene encoding syntaxin-1A isoform X1, translating into MATFLQKQIRFRQTEEALEEMEKCIEQIRRKYNRILSSPFQDEDDHHELDQLMTQMRGLSAKAWKLIRAAKQNRPKEFAKKCSIRMENVQISCLSQKFMDILGEYSLAQTTYREKRKKLLKKQLEITGENVDDEQLETMLDENRAVFTQDYIIEMERTREDLVEVKERYTEIVKIETSLRELDDMLLSLSILVNNQGEIIDSVEQHIVEASEDVQNGNKEIAKSAKKNRVLCKKKILAIILVLVLITVITIIAVVFSSM